One Pectinophora gossypiella unplaced genomic scaffold, ilPecGoss1.1 Pgos_142, whole genome shotgun sequence DNA segment encodes these proteins:
- the LOC126380855 gene encoding uncharacterized protein LOC126380855 yields MDKQIENSSPPAGTPSERPRPSSEGKPHTYTAGGKDCFVGQQDAGLREHDQGCENGNRSSSDVRERQSRRNTFYPAFAETGLNKGAPASSPLPEVMVVLERIPIPDEAKIDMDIDAEKAAQSDGADTSLAEGRSRSGSPETRSHFWAEEGPKRRRLTTTSSTSASPSGSDCETPATKCRARRSITGKHSSLPKAQVDIAAVRKEFLKTQAAKEIAVCANRVSQARALRLSESSSTHEAPTKDLNQQVLDALEVVEKVATKSGNLKGTSVKALKDAKSSLHAAFESIIERTSTDVTRQLQADNARIQADNARLQAQMASLQNELINVRVELELLRKQGASAPSSDMTGESVAAPRTSRGQKRLQVATPAPNDEGDLARTIMVQVGTMVNARLEALEDRLLPEKRLRPPLSADKKRSQATPAAKPIPAQAQAIAKPGVAATAHPAPAEAKKKSKKKKKKKKQKKKGKAGAVHQAAAPRAPRPLPSAPSTMEEPWNVVAKKGTKKQATTTQKKSGPVKLHSPRTAAVVLTLQPGAEENGASYAGVLAQARARIKLDELGIGAVRFRRAVTGARILEVTGSTSNVKADSLAQKLREALDENVVRVNRPIRSAEMRISGLDDSVTTEDLVAAVARAGQCAADQVKPGEIHRDKTGLGSVWLRCPVDAAKKVSEGGRLLVGWVAAQVKLLETRPMRCYRCLETGHVRVTCDAEVDRSNLCYRCGQAGHISQKCTATPHCNICEAAGKSANHRMGSCIAPSKRRNRGRKVGDGSRASSLPARPSASAETRAEVEPTMAVD; encoded by the coding sequence atggatAAGCAGATCGAAAATTCAAGTCCGCCGGCGGGCACTCCAAGCGAGCGACCCCGCCCCTCTTCGGAGGGCAAGCCCCATACGTATACGGCGGGGGGCAAAGACTGCTTCGTAGGCCAGCAAGATGCTGGCCTCCGTGAACACGACCAAGGCTGCGAAAATGGAAACCGATCAAGCTCAGATGTGAGGGAGCGGCAAAGCCGTAGAAACACTTTCTACCCGGCCTTTGCAGAGACTGGACTGAACAAAGGCGCACCAGCATCATCACCACTTCCTGAAGTGATGGTGGTCCTGGAGCGCATTCCAATACCGGATGAGGCGAAAATCGATATGGATATCGATGCCGAGAAAGCGGCACAGTCTGACGGGGCGGATACTAGCCTGGCGGAAGGACGATCCAGGTCGGGGTCTCCTGAGACTAGAAGCCACTTCTGGGCAGAGGAGGGCCCTAAGAGGCGTCGACTGACGACGACGTCGTCAACGTCGGCGTCGCCCTCGGGCAGTGATTGTGAGACGCCTGCCACTAAGTGCAGAGCCCGCCGATCCATCACCGGGAAGCACTCCAGCCTACCTAAGGCACAGGTAGATATTGCCGCCGTGAGGAAAGAGTTCCTTAAAACTCAGGCTGCAAAGGAGATCGCAGTGTGCGCAAACCGAGTCTCCCAGGCTAGGGCGTTGCGCCTGTCGGAATCCTCCTCAACACACGAGGCCCCAACAAAGGACCTGAACCAGCAGGTACTGGATGCTTTGGAGGTAGTCGAGAAGGTAGCCACTAAATCTGGCAACCTGAAGGGCACTTCGGTCAAGGCGCTAAAGGACGCTAAGTCGTCCCTTCACGCTGCCTTTGAAAGCATAATTGAGAGGACATCAACTGACGTTACGAGGCAACTGCAGGCGGACAATGCCCGCATTCAGGCGGACAATGCCCGTCTGCAGGCCCAAATGGCCAGCCTCCAGAATGAGCTTATCAACGTCAGAGTGGAGTTGGAGCTGCTGCGGAAACAGGGCGCCTCTGCGCCATCCTCAGATATGACTGGTGAGTCGGTCGCTGCACCGCGGACTTCTCGCGGCCAGAAGCGGCTACAGGTGGCCACCCCGGCCCCTAACGATGAGGGAGACCTAGCGCGAACCATCATGGTCCAGGTAGGGACGATGGTAAATGCGCGCTTAGAGGCCCTAGAGGATAGACTTCTTCCGGAGAAGCGACTGCGTCCGCCGCTGTCAGCTGACAAAAAGCGTTCGCAAGCAACTCCTGCGGCCAAGCCAATACCGGCACAGGCACAGGCCATCGCGAAGCCAGGCGTAGCTGCAACTGCTCACCCGGCCCCTGCTGAGGCTAAGAAGAAGtctaagaagaaaaagaagaagaagaaacaaaagAAGAAGGGGAAGGCCGGCGCTGTCCATCAAGCTGCCGCGCCTCGTGCGCCACGACCACTCCCATCTGCACCCTCCACAATGGAGGAGCCGTGGAATGTCGTCGCCAAAAAGGGCACGAAGAAGCAGGCTACCACCACTCAGAAAAAGAGTGGCCCAGTGAAGTTGCATTCTCCCCGCACGGCGGCAGTTGTGCTAACTCTGCAGCCTGGCGCAGAGGAAAACGGTGCTTCCTATGCCGGAGTACTGGCCCAGGCCAGAGCTCGAATAAAGCTGGATGAGCTTGGCATAGGTGCTGTCCGGTTCCGACGAGCCGTGACGGGCGCCCGCATCCTGGAGGTGACGGGAAGCACCAGCAATGTGAAGGCTGACTCCCTTGCTCAAAAGCTTAGGGAGGCTCTCGATGAGAACGTCGTCCGAGTCAATCGGCCCATCAGATCTGCAGAGATGCGGATCTCAGGCCTGGATGACTCAGTCACCACTGAGGACTTGGTGGCAGCGGTGGCTCGAGCTGGCCAATGCGCTGCAGACCAGGTGAAGCCCGGCGAAATTCACCGTGACAAAACCGGTCTTGGCTCAGTATGGCTGCGGTGCCCTGTGGATGCCGCAAAGAAGGTATCAGAGGGTGGTCGGTTACTGGTCGGCTGGGTGGCGGCCCAAGTGAAGCTGCTAGAGACCCGGCCGATGCGGTGCTACCGCTGTCTCGAGACGGGGCACGTCAGAGTGACGTGCGATGCTGAAGTGGACCGCAGCAATCTGTGCTATCGCTGTGGACAGGCCGGTCACATCAGCCAAAAGTGTACAGCTACGCCCCACTGTAACATATGTGAGGCTGCAGGCAAATCCGCGAACCATCGGATGGGTTCTTGTATCGCCCCATCCAAGCGCAGGAACAGAGGAAGGAAGGTCGGCGATGGCTCCAGGGCCTCCTCGCTGCCTGCCCGCCCGTCAGCGAGCGCTGAAACTCGGGCCGAGGTGGAACCGACCATGGCCGTTGATTAA